A genome region from Littorina saxatilis isolate snail1 linkage group LG16, US_GU_Lsax_2.0, whole genome shotgun sequence includes the following:
- the LOC138950336 gene encoding Kruppel-like factor 18 has product MPAGKMFMLIAVLYVTLHMQLVLGTACGSQGYNQTTHSCCGNQVYAKDTEERCCNSALLYNSKNQSCCNGQVVTGGAYHYCCGNQAYSFLTHTCCKEQVVKGGIDYRCCGNQPYNRYTHSCCNGHITLGGYRGDWRCCVNRTYRAKTHGCCGGNVTYNSNKRLCCEGQIKKGGPDRGCCVRKTYSYSNQICCDGNVKKGGPDRRCCGSKTYSYSNQTCCNGNIKQGGPYFGCCGKKTYSYTNESCCEGKVKPGGSYHSCCGAKTYDYRTQKCCAGKVGPGGSYYYRCCGDKSYNSKYNAEGCCNSKRTYNGTTHTCCGGRVKVGGTGHACCGDRVYDYRSHTCCYGKTLLGGRYYRCCGKQIYNYNTHTCCEQSVLPGGTNHGCCGNKTFSLRTHTCCEGEVKTGGTDNYSRCCGNQVYSGRTHTCCADQVKPGGSNHACCGGEPYDRGTHTCCQGQVKPGGPSCCGSQPYDYGTQRCCGSSEQPYNMSSQTCCYHHVFPGGPDHECCATQAYNTTSQSCCQSKVKPGGQGHWCCVDKPYNYTTHGCCGVKPYNFTTQRCCRTEPYDFTTHGCCKAVLYDMTSQRCCSGQVQVNTTSCP; this is encoded by the exons ATGCCTGCCGGGAAGATGTTTATGCTGATAGCTGTGCTGTATGTGACCCTCCATATGCAACTTGTACTAG GTACGGCATGTgggtcacaaggctacaaccaGACCACACACAGCTGCTGTGGAAACCAGGTCTACGCCAAGGACACAGAGGAGCGTTGTTGCAACTCAGCTCTACTGTACAACTCCAAGAACCAAAGCTGCTGCAACGGACAGGTCGTCACTGGTGGAGCGTATCATTACTGCTGCGGGAACCAAGCCTACAGTTTCCTGACGCACACATGCTGCAAAGAACAGGTCGTCAAAGGCGGAATTGACTATCGTTGTTGCGGGAACCAGCCTTACAATAGGTATACACACTCATGCTGCAACGGTCACATCACGTTGGGTGGTTACAGGGGAGACTGGAGGTGCTGCGTCAACCGCACCTACAGGGCCAAGACCCACGGTTGCTGCGGAGGCAACGTGAcgtacaacagcaacaaacgTTTGTGCTGTGAAGGCCAGATCAAGAAAGGGGGACCAGACCGAGGGTGCTGTGTGAGGAagacttacagctacagcaatCAGATTTGTTGTGATGGTAACGTCAAGAAAGGGGGACCAGACCGACGATGTTGCGGGAGCAAGACGTACAGCTACAGCAACCAGACCTGTTGTAACGGCAACATAAAGCAAGGGGGGCCTTACTTTGGATGCTGCGGGAAGAAAACCTACAGCTATACAAATGAAAGCTGCTGCGAGGGCAAGGTCAAGCCGGGTGGATCTTACCACAGTTGCTGTGGAGCCAAGACGTATGACTACCGGACACAGAAATGCTGTGCAGGGAAAGTGGGACCGGGTGGGTCGTACTACTATCGTTGCTGTGGCGACAAGTCCTACAACTCGAAATATAATGCCGAGGGGTGTTGCAACTCAAAACGGACCTACAACGGGACGACACACACTTGCTGTGGAGGAAGGGTCAAGGTCGGTGGTACCGGTCACGCTTGCTGCGGGGATCGAGTCTACGACTACAGGTCACACACCTGTTGCTACGGGAAAACTCTACTTGGAGGAAGGTATTACCGTTGCTGCGGAAAACAAATCTACAACTACAATACTCACACCTGCTGCGAACAGAGCGTCCTGCCTGGAGGAACGAACCACGGTTGCTGTGGCAACAAGACATTCAGTCTCCGGACTCACACCTGCTGTGAAGGTGAGGTCAAGACAGGTGGGACCGATAACTATTCCCGTTGCTGTGGAAACCAGGTTTACAGTGGGAGGACTCACACGTGCTGCGCGGATCAAGTGAAGCCAGGCGGGAGCAATCACGCATGCTGTGGAGGCGAACCATACGACCGCGGGACACACACGTGTTGTCAAGGCCAAGTCAAGCCGGGAGGACCCAGTTGCTGTGGTAGTCAGCCATACGACTACGGCACACAACGTTGCTGCGGAAGTTCAGAACAACCCTACAACATGTCGTCGCAAACCTGCTGCTATCACCATGTGTTCCCGGGAGGACCCGACCATGAATGCTGTGCCACTCAGGCATACAACACCACCTCCCAGAGCTGCTGTCAAAGCAAGGTCAAACCGGGCGGACAAGGCCATTGGTGCTGTGTAGATAAACCCTACAACTACACAACTCACGGCTGCTGCGGTGTCAAGCCCTACAACTTCACAACACAACGCTGCTGCAGGACCGAGCCTTACGATTTCACCACACACGGTTGCTGCAAGGCGGTGCTTTACGACATGACGTCACAGCGCTGCTGTAGCGGCCAGGTCCAGGTCAACACCACGAGCTGCCCCTAG
- the LOC138950321 gene encoding uncharacterized protein, translating into MPGGMLFALTAVLVAVFHVRHVLGASCGSQALNSTNNACCGDQAYNNRTQFCCGSTLKARVHYEGCCGNQTYNQVSHICCGGKIQSGGTWYYGCCEGKVYDTAKHSCCNGTLRDVKTYGGCCGNQTYNYMTQTCCGDTIKPGGNYYGCCGSDTYNYQTHLCCNGTLHERGANTGCCGKQPYTSMTHTCCAGTIRPGGYHGCCGTEIYDYRTRVCCGGKLQEKSTSSSCCGTTTYNYLTHRCCMGKLQPGGRNYGCCNTEAYNALTHICCAGSPRPKGTLNACCGNELYNSLTQTCCYGTLHAKVANSGCCGLQTYNTSTHTCCRGNIVPGGRDYRCCGTEVYNYKSHLCCAGTARERGTYGSCCGNQTYNRLTHTCCGSTIKPGGTSHGCCHDEVYDSRTHLCCYGKLQEKGTNNGCCGPQAYNTTTQTCCGNSVKSGGRYHGCCGIEVYDTRTHLCCAGTLKEKGTDGSCCGSEPYTRLTHTCCAGTIKPGGTNHGCCGSQTYNYRTESCCRSQAYNRTTHLCCSYTLREKGTDNGCCGDMTYNYRTQICCAGTATARGTYSSCCGSQPYNRSNQTCCGGTIKPGSAYHRCCGNEPYDYRTQYCCGTQPYNRTTHTCCSGKVQTGGTSHGCCGTKVYNYRTQICCGGTPRERGKHNICCGNETFSSYTHTCCLGKILTGGTSHSCCGTDVYNYRTQICCAGTLAERGTYSSCCGNTTYDRLTQTCCGSSVKPGGTYYRCCGNETYDYRTQYCCGTQAYNRTSHTCCSGKVQLGGTSHGCCGTRVYNYRTQICCGGTPRDRGTHNSCCGNQTYSSVTHTCCGSSVKPGGTYYRCCGTGMYDYRTQSCCGSQTYNKTTHTCCSSRILPGGTNHSCCLTRAYNYGTQICCLGKVTARGTNNSCCGSQAYNRLTQSCCGSTISPGGTYYRCCGTGAYDYLTQSCCGTQIFNKTIHTCCSGNILSGGTNHSCCGTGVYNYRTQICCLGTARDRETYSSCCGNQAYNRLTQTCCGGAINPGGTYYRCCGTGMYDYRTQSCCGSQTYNRSTHTCCGRSLKPGGTYYRCCGTDMYDYRTQSCCGLQTYNRTTQTCCGGKIQSGGTNHSCCGTEVYNYRTQICCAGTATERGTHSSCCGSQHYNRLTQTCCGGSIKPGSAYHRCCGNEPYDYRTQYCCGTQPYNRTTHTCCGGRIQSGGTNHTCCGTQVYNIRTQTCCGGKAQPGGTQFRCCGVGAYNYASHTCCLGKAVPGGSFHRCCGGSQTYDYRTHTCCSAGQVVPGGLNRYCCGNQTYNRYTERCCNAAIPYNYNNQTCCSGQVGKGGVGYLCCGTKPYRSSSHKCCDGEVSRGKGRKTRCCGTKAFKYTTHECCNGTVLPGGKSFSCCGNQTYNYYTQDCCGRQVLSRLTHTCCNDVILPGGTNYGCCGNQTYSSLTHDCCNGQLVKGGKDYNCCGNQTYNYRTHGCCNGHVGLGGGSRRWGCCGNQSYKYRTHGCCGNQSYPKRTHGCCGAEIKTLYSKREQTCCVGKLLSGGINHQCCGNETYNPSTRLCCQGQVKKGGPGRRCCGSKTYSYSNQTCCSGNIKQGGTYFRCCGNKTYRSSNESCCLGKVKPGGYNQLCCGSKTYDSRTQKCCAGKVVPGGSYYHRCCGDQSYNSRTGGCCNSTRVYNQTTHTCCGGKVKAGGSYHYCCGDRVYNYRTQGCCATRTYNRTTSTCCTSEVVRGGTNHGCCGNKAYNYTTQNCCNGKILPGGRDYGCCRKQVFNSKTHNCCEKKNVLPGGTNYRCCGNQTYNSLTHACCDGQVKPGGPYYSCCGTQTYNRTTHSCCDGKIIPGGTRHACCGDQSYNTTSQSCCQRQIKPGGWYHYCCGAEPYNYRTHRCCGVKVYNYSTQRCCRTEPYNFTTHGCCKVGPYDMTSQRCCGGQVLANTTSCP; encoded by the exons ATGCCTGGCGGGATGCTGTTTGCGCTGACAGCTGTGCTGGTTGCAGTCTTCCACGTGCGACACGTACTAG GTGCATCATGTGGTTCACAAGCTCTCAACTCGACCAACAATGCTTGCTGCGGTGACCAGGCTTACAACAACAGGACACAGTTCTGCTGCGGAAGCACACTGAAAGCAAGGGTTCACTACGAAGGCTGCTGTGGGAACCAAACCTACAACCAAGTGTCACACATCTGCTGTGGGGGTAAAATCCAGTCAGGCGGAACGTGGTATTATGGATGCTGTGAGGGCAAGGTCTATGACACTGCCAAACACAGTTGTTGTAATGGAACGCTTCGAGATGTAAAAACCTACGGCGGCTGTTGTGGAAACCAAACCTACAACTACATGACACAAACATGCTGCGGAGATACCATCAAGCCAGGCGGAAATTATTACGGATGCTGCGGAAGCGACAcctacaattaccaaacacacCTATGCTGTAACGGCACACTTCACGAGAGAGGAGCAAACACTGGTTGCTGCGGGAAACAACCCTACACCAGTATGACGCACACCTGTTGTGCAGGTACCATCAGGCCAGGTGGGTACCACGGCTGTTGCGGGACTGAGATCTACGATTACAGGACACGCGTTTGTTGCGGCGGCAAACTTCAAGAGAAGTCAACTTCCTCCTCGTGTTGCGGGACCACGACCTACAACTACCTGACACACAGATGCTGTATGGGCAAACTGCAGCCAGGTGGAAGGAACTATGGCTGCTGCAACACTGAGGCTTACAACGCCCTGACTCATATCTGCTGCGCAGGGTCACCCAGACCTAAAGGAACGTTGAACGCTTGCTGTGGCAACGAACTCTACAACAGTTTGACGCAGACCTGTTGTTACGGCACACTTCACGCAAAGGTGGCAAACAGCGGTTGCTGCGGGCTCCAGACCTACAATACAAGCACGCACACCTGCTGCAGAGGTAACATCGTGCCAGGTGGAAGAGATTACCGCTGCTGTGGAACTGAGGTCTACAACTACAAGTCTCACCTGTGTTGCGCCGGCACAGCCAGAGAAAGGGGAACGTACGGCAGTTGCTGTGGAAACCAGACCTACAATCGCTTGACTCACACTTGCTGTGGATCTACCATCAAGCCAGGCGGTACCTCTCATGGTTGCTGTCACGATGAGGTCTACGATTCCAGAACACACCTGTGCTGCTATGGCAAACTACAAGAAAAGGGAACAAACAACGGCTGCTGCGGGCCCCAGGCCTACAACACGACTACACAAACCTGTTGCGGGAACTCTGTCAAGTCAGGAGGCAGGTACCATGGCTGCTGTGGGATTGAAGTCTACGACACCAGGACTCACCTGTGCTGTGCAGGCACGCTCAAagaaaagggaaccgacggcaGCTGTTGCGGCAGTGAGCCATACACCCGTTTGACGCACACCTGTTGTGCAGGTACCATCAAGCCAGGCGGAACGAATCACGGATGCTGCGGCAGTCAGACCTATAACTACAGAACTGAAAGTTGCTGCAGATCGCAAGCCTACAACAGAACGACACACTTATGCTGTAGTTACACGCTACGAGAAAAGGGAACGGACAATGGCTGCTGTGGCGACATGACCTACAACTACAGGACTCAGATCTGTTGCGCCGGTACAGCTACAGCGAGAGGAACGTACAGCAGCTGCTGTGGGAGTCAACCTTACAACCGCTCGAACCAAACCTGCTGTGGCGGCACTATTAAGCCAGGCAGCGCCTACCACAGATGCTGCGGCAACGAGCCTTACGACTACAGGACACAGTACTGCTGTGGGACTCAGCCCTACAACAGAACGACACACACTTGTTGCAGTGGTAAAGTCCAGACAGGTGGCACGTCCCATGGTTGCTGCGGAACCAAAGTCTACAACTACAGGACCCAAATCTGTTGTGGAGGAACGCCCCGAGAGAGAGGGAAGCACAACATCTGCTGTGGAAACGAGACCTTCAGCTCCTATACACACACCTGTTGCTTAGGCAAGATTTTGACAGGCGGAACGTCGCATAGCTGCTGTGGAACTGACGTTTATAATTACAGGACTCAGATCTGTTGCGCGGGTACACTTGCAGAAAGGGGAACCTACAGCAGTTGTTGCGGAAACACGACGTACGATCGTTTGACACAAACCTGCTGTGGGAGCTCCGTGAAACCAGGCGGAACATACTACCGATGCTGTGGCAACGAAACGTACGACTACAGGACACAGTACTGCTGTGGGACTCAGGCCTACAACAGAACCTCACACACTTGTTGCAGTGGAAAAGTCCAGCTCGGTGGCACGTCCCATGGCTGCTGCGGAACCCGAGTCTACAACTACAGGACACAGATCTGCTGTGGTGGAACGCCGCGAGACAGAGGAACGCACAATAGTTGCTGTGGGAATCAGACCTACAGCTCCGTCACGCACACCTGCTGTGGGAGCTCCGTGAAACCAGGCGGAACATACTACCGATGTTGTGGAACGGGGATGTACGACTATCGAACGCAAAGCTGTTGTGGATCTCAAACCtacaacaaaaccacacacacttgCTGCAGCAGTAGAATTCTGCCTGGCGGAACCAACCACAGCTGCTGCCTAACTAGGGCTTACAACTACGGAACTCAGATCTGCTGCCTGGGCAAAGTTACAGCGAGAGGAACGAACAACAGCTGCTGTGGAAGTCAAGCCTACAATCGTCTGACCCAGTCATGTTGTGGCAGTACCATCAGTCCAGGGGGAACATACTACCGATGTTGTGGGACTGGAGCGTACGACTATCTAACGCAAAGTTGCTGTGGAACTCAAATCTTcaacaaaacaatacacactTGTTGCAGCGGCAACATTCTGTCAGGCGGAACCAACCACAGCTGCTGCGGAACTGGGGTTTACAACTACAGGACTCAGATCTGTTGCCTCGGAACAGCTCGAGACAGGGAAACATACAGCAGTTGCTGTGGAAATCAAGCCTACAACCGCTTGACCCAGACATGCTGTGGAGGCGCCATCAATCCAGGGGGAACGTACTACCGATGTTGTGGAACAGGGATGTACGACTATCGGACGCAAAGCTGCTGCGGATCTCAAACCTACAACAGATCCACACACACCTGCTGTGGACGAAGCTTGAAACCAGGGGGAACGTACTACCGATGTTGTGGAACTGATATGTATGACTATAGAACGCAGAGTTGCTGTGGATTGCAAACCTACAACAGAACGACACAAACCTGCTGTGGAGGCAAAATTCAGTCAGGCGGAACTAACCACAGCTGCTGCGGAACTGAGGTCTACAACTACAGGACTCAGATCTGTTGCGCCGGCACAGCTACAGAGAGAGGAACGCACAGTAGCTGCTGTGGGAGTCAACACTACAACCGCTTGACTCAGACCTGCTGTGGCGGCTCCATCAAGCCAGGCAGCGCCTATCACAGATGCTGCGGCAACGAGCCTTACGACTACAGGACACAGTACTGCTGTGGGACTCAGCCCTACAACAGAACGACACACACCTGCTGTGGAGGCAGAATTCAGTCAGGCGGAACCAACCACACCTGCTGTGGAACCCAGGTGTACAACATTAGAACTCAGACCTGCTGCGGAGGAAAAGCCCAGCCAGGTGGAACACAGTTCAGGTGCTGTGGAGTTGGAGCCTACAACTACGCCTCACACACCTGTTGTTTGGGAAAAGCCGTGCCAGGTGGGTCTTTTCACAGGTGTTGTGGTGGAAGTCAGACGTATGACTACAGAACACACACCTGCTGCAGCGCTGGCCAGGTGGTTCCAGGCGGTCTGAACCGTTACTGCTGTGGAAACCAAACATACAACAGGTATACAGAGCGTTGTTGCAACGCAGCAATACCTTACAACTATAACAACCAAACCTGCTGCAGCGGCCAGGTCGGAAAAGGCGGAGTCGGGTACCTGTGCTGTGGGACCAAGCCCTACCGGTCCTCCAGTCATAAATGTTGCGACGGCGAGGTCTCGAGAGGAAAGGGGAGAAAGACCCGCTGCTGTGGAACCAAGGCTTTCAAATACACGACACACGAATGCTGCAACGGCACCGTACTCCCGGGAGGAAAATCCTTCAGTTGCTGTGGCAACCAGACCTACAATTACTACACGCAGGACTGTTGCGGCCGCCAGGTCTTGTCCAGGCTAACCCACACGTGTTGCAATGACGTCATTCTCCCCGGTGGAACAAACTACGGATGCTGCGGCAACCAGACCTACAGTTCTCTGACGCACGACTGTTGTAACGGCCAGCTCGTCAAGGGCGGCAAGGATTACAACTGTTGCGGGAACCAGACATACAACTACAGGACTCACGGCTGCTGCAACGGTCACGTGGGGCTGGGTGGTGGCAGCCGCAGATGGGGTTGCTGCGGAAACCAGAGCTACAAGTACAGGACTCACGGCTGCTGTGGAAACCAGAGCTACCCGAAAAGGACTCACGGCTGCTGCGGAGCTGAAATTAAAACACTCTACAGCAAACGTGAACAAACCTGCTGCGTAGGAAAGCTGCTGTCAGGGGGGATCAATCACCAGTGCTGCGGCAACGAGACTTACAACCCCAGCACACGTTTGTGCTGCCAAGGCCAGGTCAAGAAAGGTGGACCGGGCCGGAGATGCTGTGGAAGTAagacttacagctacagcaacCAGACCTGCTGTAGTGGTAACATTAAGCAAGGGGGGACATACTTTAGATGCTGCGGGAACAAAACCTACAGATCTAGCAATGAAAGCTGCTGCCTGGGCAAGGTCAAGCCCGGCGGATATAATCAACTGTGCTGTGGATCCAAGACGTACGACTCTCGCACACAGAAATGCTGTGCAGGGAAAGTGGTACCGGGTGGATCGTACTACCATCGTTGCTGTGGCGACCAGTCCTACAACTCGAGAACCGGGGGCTGTTGCAACTCAACACGGGTTTACAATCAGACGACACACACTTGCTGTGGCGGAAAGGTCAAGGCCGGTGGAAGCTATCACTACTGTTGCGGGGATCGCGTCTACAACTACCGCACCCAAGGCTGCTGCGCGACTCGAACCTACAACCGAACGACCAGCACCTGCTGCACAAGTGAAGTCGTGCGTGGAGGAACGAATCATGGCTGCTGCGGCAATAAGGCGTACAACTACACCACCCAAAACTGTTGCAACGGAAAAATTCTACCGGGAGGAAGGGATTACGGTTGCTGCAGAAAACAGGTCTTCAACTCCAAGACTCACAATTGCTGCGAAAAAAAGAACGTCCTGCCGGGAGGAACAAACTACCGTTGCTGTGGCAACCAGACATACAACTCTCTGACCCACGCGTGTTGTGACGGCCAAGTCAAGCCAGGGGGACCGTATTATAGTTGCTGCGGAACTCAAACCTACAACCGGACGACACACAGCTGCTGCGATGGGAAAATCATCCCAGGAGGAACAAGGCATGCTTGCTGTGGAGATCAGTCGTACAACACCACCTCCCAGAGCTGCTGTCAAAGGCAGATCAAGCCGGGCGGATGGTACCATTACTGCTGTGGGGCTGAACCCTACAACTACAGGACACACCGCTGCTGTGGTGTCAAGGTCTACAACTACTCAACACAACGCTGCTGCAGGACCGAGCCTTACAACTTTACAACGCACGGCTGCTGCAAGGTTGGACCTTACGACATGACGTCACAGCGCTGCTGTGGCGGTCAGGTCCTGGCTAACACCACGAGCTGCCCCTAG